The following coding sequences lie in one Deltaproteobacteria bacterium genomic window:
- a CDS encoding VWA domain-containing protein, with protein MIARPFRSLALALSLATGCAGNLEVTRINSDQAKPNNVWVFFTVEKSGEPVAGLTADDFEIYEDDSLVSKYESQQVIQNPEVAAVMYTLLLLDMSGSVTESGQSDLLADAATVFSERVGKTQKVGVYAFDGAEKIHSVTPFTEAQGSVEGGIDGLRSYKAKDPSTNLNGAVGLALEELKEALDKDKRPLKFGTLVVFTDGTDRAGRVSREEMLETLGNDEYGRYEVYALGVGAELEEKQLSEIGRDGTELASDPGKVREAFEKVAAKIEAHTKRFYLLSYCTPARKNSHSVRIEAHTRDAKGRKNGSGALDYEFDATKFGPPPACDPNRAPKFSLERVDPPPGAEPTKRGRSRSRSSARSPGSSSASGSASVRASGSSKSKPSKNAPRSPGG; from the coding sequence GTGATTGCAAGACCGTTCCGATCGCTCGCGCTCGCGCTGTCCCTCGCCACCGGCTGTGCCGGCAACCTCGAGGTCACGCGCATCAACTCGGATCAGGCCAAGCCCAACAACGTGTGGGTGTTCTTCACGGTCGAGAAGTCGGGTGAGCCCGTCGCGGGGCTCACCGCCGACGACTTCGAGATCTACGAGGACGACTCGCTGGTCTCGAAGTACGAGAGCCAGCAGGTGATCCAGAACCCGGAGGTCGCCGCGGTGATGTACACGCTGCTGCTGCTCGACATGAGCGGCAGCGTGACCGAGTCGGGCCAGTCCGACCTGCTCGCCGACGCGGCCACGGTGTTCAGCGAGCGCGTCGGCAAGACCCAGAAGGTCGGCGTGTACGCGTTCGACGGCGCCGAAAAGATCCACTCCGTCACGCCCTTCACCGAGGCCCAGGGCAGCGTCGAAGGCGGCATCGACGGTCTGCGCAGCTACAAGGCCAAGGACCCGTCGACCAACTTGAACGGTGCCGTCGGGCTCGCGCTCGAGGAGCTGAAGGAGGCCCTCGACAAGGACAAGCGCCCGCTCAAGTTCGGCACGCTGGTGGTGTTCACCGACGGCACCGACCGCGCGGGTCGGGTCTCGCGCGAGGAGATGCTCGAGACCCTCGGCAACGACGAGTACGGTCGCTACGAGGTCTACGCGCTGGGCGTCGGCGCCGAGCTCGAGGAGAAGCAGCTGTCGGAGATCGGCCGCGACGGCACCGAGCTCGCCAGCGACCCGGGCAAGGTCCGCGAGGCCTTCGAGAAGGTCGCGGCCAAGATCGAGGCCCACACCAAGCGCTTCTACCTGCTGAGCTACTGCACGCCGGCGCGCAAGAACAGCCACAGCGTGCGCATCGAAGCCCACACCCGCGATGCGAAGGGCCGCAAGAACGGCAGCGGCGCCTTGGACTACGAGTTCGACGCGACCAAGTTCGGGCCGCCGCCGGCGTGCGATCCCAACCGCGCGCCCAAGTTCAGCCTCGAGCGCGTCGATCCGCCGCCGGGCGCCGAGCCGACCAAGCGCGGACGCTCGCGATCGCGATCGAGCGCCCGCTCACCCGGCAGCAGCAGCGCCTCGGGCTCCGCGAGCGTGCGCGCGAGCGGCTCGAGCAAGTCGAAGCCGAGCAAGAACGCGCCGCGATCCCCCGGCGGCTAG